In Microcaecilia unicolor chromosome 1, aMicUni1.1, whole genome shotgun sequence, the following are encoded in one genomic region:
- the LOC115460002 gene encoding LOW QUALITY PROTEIN: zinc finger protein OZF-like (The sequence of the model RefSeq protein was modified relative to this genomic sequence to represent the inferred CDS: deleted 1 base in 1 codon): MKGCDGEQKQECKEKDPSRDSPDPSADSVGGISINLQENAPKGESSNVCIEQERNSTNWPNLRQSQRISNETNLRIYERIHTAEKPNKCSECGKSFRDKCYLKIHGRIHTGEKPFQCSECGKSFKGKSQLRIHERIHTGEKPFKCSECGKSFNKNRDLRIHERIHTEEKPFKCSECGKSFSDKFYLKIHERIHTGENPHKCSECGKSFNRKNNLTIHERIHTGEKPFKCSECGKSFNAKNKLRVHERIHTGEKPFKCSECGKSFSDKFYLKIHERIHTGENPHKCSECGKSFNAKNKLRVHERIHTGEKLYICSECGKSFNRKNNFTIHERIHTGEKPFKCSECGNSFNKNSDLRIHERIHTGEKPFKCGKSFNGKSLLRIHERIHTGEKPFKCSECGKSFSDKFYLKIHERIHTGEKPHKCSECGKSFNAKNNSRVHERIHTGEKLYICSECGKSFNRKNNLTIHERIHTGEKSYRNVINVSTANLM, translated from the exons ATGAAAGGGTGTGATGGAGAACAGAAGCAGGAATGTAAAGAAAAAGACCCCTCCAGAGACAGCCCTGATCCTTCAGCTGATAGTGTGGGAGGTATTAGTATAAACTTGCAAGAAAATGCCCCAAAAGGAGAGAGCTCAAATGTATGTATTGAACAAGAGAGAAATTCCACCAACTGGCCAAATCTCAGACAAAGTCAAAGAATCAGCAACGAAACTAACCTCAGAATttatgaaagaatccacactgcagaaaaaccaaacaaatgttctgaatgtggtaaaagcttcagagACAAATGTTATCTGAAAATTCATGgacgaatccacactggagaaaaacctttccaatgttctgaatgtggtaaaagcttcaaagGAAAAAGTCAACTCAGAATTCATGaacgaatccacactggagaaaaaccatttaaatgttcagaatgtggtaaaagcttcaataaAAACCGTGACCTCAGAATTCATGAACGAATCCACACTgaagaaaaaccatttaaatgttctgaatgtggtaaaagcttcagcgACAAATTTTATCTgaaaattcatgaaagaatccacactggtgaAAATCcacataaatgttctgaatgtggtaaaagcttcaatcgaAAGAATAATCTcacaattcatgaaagaatccacactggagaaaaaccatttaaatgttctgaatgtggtaaaagcttcaatgcAAAAAATAAACTCAGAGTTCATGaacgaatccacactggagaaaaaccatttaaatgttctgaatgtggtaaaagcttcagcgACAAATTTTATCTgaaaattcatgaaagaatccacactggtgaAAATCcacataaatgttctgaatgtggtaaaagcttcaatgcAAAAAATAAACTCAGAGTTCATGaacgaatccacactggagaaaaactgtatatatgttctgaatgtggtaaaagcttcaatcgaAAGAATAATTTcacaattcatgaaagaatccacactggagaaaaaccatttaaatgttctgaatgtggtaacaGCTTCAATAAAAACAGTGACCTCAGAATTCATGaacgaatccacactggagaaaaaccatttaaatgtggtaaaagcttcaatggaaaaagtctactcagaattcatgaacgaatccacactggagaaaaaccatttaaatgttctgaatgtggtaaaagcttcagcgACAAATTTTATCTgaaaattcatgaaagaatccacactggtgaAAAACcacataaatgttctgaatgtggtaaaagcttcaatgcAAAAAAT AACTCAAGAGTTCATGaacgaatccacactggagaaaaactgtatatatgttctgaatgtggtaaaagcttcaatcgaAAGAATAATCTcacaattcatgaaagaatccacactggagaaaaatcaTATAGGAATGTAATAAATGTTTCCACAGCAAATCTGATGTAA